A window of the Planctomycetaceae bacterium genome harbors these coding sequences:
- a CDS encoding glycosyltransferase, with product MLNHLSAIDAAFWIVFCTCLGALYWVYDGYGRCLQLLTTFRRTPGQSTQTPRSEHDEALLPSVSVLVTAHNEAGHIAKRIRNLQDCNFPADRLEIVVAADGCTDATCDIVRHLIRNRTSTEPAIRLYESPGLGKTATQNGAIADIRADVIVFTDADVVFDHQFLRSAAGQFLDPQVGAVAGHLLFAPPGEHAVISGQGFFWNYELKLRRLETQLGLLAVVAGSCFALRRSLFVEMNPSIGEDCIVPLDVVNQGFRVVQDDNAVCFDQFEYGADVVWRKRIRMTLRNWQGTWLRSSLLNPFKSTGYAFALWSHKLGRWLSPVFLLGATISGIGLNAISPGPLTIGVLSPLVCFYLLAFVGWLTKARGIRIPGAATCFSFLLVNAAFFLGVVKALSGHQIHSYRNFLTSTRPDEATHTDSGRQAA from the coding sequence GTGTTAAATCACCTCTCCGCCATTGATGCTGCGTTTTGGATAGTCTTTTGCACGTGTCTGGGGGCCTTGTATTGGGTCTACGACGGATACGGTCGTTGCCTTCAGCTGCTGACGACGTTTCGAAGAACTCCTGGACAGTCGACGCAGACGCCTCGATCGGAGCATGACGAGGCCTTGCTTCCGAGCGTTTCCGTCCTTGTCACAGCACACAATGAAGCGGGACACATCGCGAAACGCATCCGGAATCTGCAGGATTGCAACTTCCCAGCAGATCGGCTGGAAATTGTCGTCGCAGCCGATGGATGCACAGATGCAACCTGTGACATCGTCCGCCATCTGATCAGGAATCGAACCTCGACTGAGCCTGCCATCCGTCTGTACGAAAGCCCTGGACTCGGCAAGACTGCCACGCAAAATGGAGCGATCGCGGATATTCGAGCGGACGTAATCGTCTTCACTGACGCCGATGTCGTCTTTGACCATCAGTTTCTTCGAAGTGCAGCCGGGCAGTTCCTTGATCCACAAGTCGGTGCAGTAGCTGGTCACCTTTTATTCGCTCCACCAGGAGAACACGCCGTCATCTCCGGTCAGGGTTTCTTCTGGAACTACGAACTCAAATTGCGACGTCTGGAGACGCAACTTGGTTTGCTGGCCGTAGTAGCCGGTTCCTGCTTTGCTTTGCGACGTTCCCTTTTTGTTGAGATGAATCCATCCATTGGTGAGGACTGTATTGTGCCGCTGGATGTAGTTAACCAGGGATTTCGAGTTGTCCAGGATGACAATGCTGTTTGTTTCGACCAGTTCGAGTACGGAGCGGATGTCGTCTGGCGAAAACGCATACGAATGACACTCCGAAACTGGCAGGGAACCTGGCTCCGTTCCTCATTGTTGAATCCGTTCAAAAGCACCGGCTACGCCTTTGCGCTCTGGTCGCACAAGCTGGGTCGATGGCTGTCGCCCGTATTTCTTCTGGGTGCGACGATTTCCGGGATCGGCCTCAATGCGATCTCCCCCGGGCCGTTGACCATCGGGGTTCTTTCGCCCCTGGTGTGTTTCTATCTACTTGCATTCGTCGGATGGCTTACAAAAGCCCGAGGCATTCGAATCCCCGGTGCCGCAACCTGCTTCAGCTTCCTTCTGGTGAACGCCGCATTTTTCCTGGGTGTCGTAAAGGCTCTGTCAGGACACCAGATTCATTCTTATCGCAACTTCCTGACATCAACACGGCCGGATGAAGCAACGCACACAGATTCGGGCCGTCAGGCTGCATGA
- a CDS encoding ABC transporter permease — MSGSSPSTVQAAWALAKRELIRFLGQRTRVVGAIGQPVIFWILFGAGLRSSFRTPSWAESLNRSLSYQEYFFPGIAVLIVMFTAIFSTISIIEDRREGFLQGVLVAPVSRSSIVLGKLIGGTLLSLLQAGLFIAVGPLLSLVGLAPEFDPDWSFIRILMATGFLALIAFELTAIGFLIAWPMNSSQGFHAVMSIFLMPMWLVSGAFFPGADAGWLTWLIRLNPLTYGVAGLRRILYAVPLPATPELPSMPACLTMTAITVSITTAFAVWLVSRPSSHNAV, encoded by the coding sequence ATGAGTGGATCATCCCCTTCAACAGTCCAAGCGGCATGGGCGTTGGCAAAACGCGAATTGATTCGTTTTCTGGGTCAGCGGACACGTGTGGTGGGGGCGATTGGGCAGCCTGTGATTTTCTGGATTTTGTTTGGGGCTGGTCTCCGAAGCTCTTTCAGGACACCGTCATGGGCGGAATCTCTGAATCGATCACTTTCATACCAGGAGTATTTCTTCCCTGGTATTGCGGTCCTGATCGTGATGTTCACGGCCATTTTTTCGACGATCTCTATTATCGAAGATCGTCGCGAAGGTTTCCTGCAGGGGGTTCTGGTTGCTCCTGTTTCACGAAGTTCCATCGTATTAGGCAAGTTGATTGGAGGAACCCTGTTGTCTCTGCTTCAGGCGGGTCTCTTTATCGCCGTTGGCCCCTTGTTGTCGCTTGTCGGTCTCGCACCTGAATTTGATCCCGACTGGTCATTCATTCGAATTCTGATGGCAACCGGTTTTCTGGCACTTATTGCATTCGAACTTACTGCGATCGGATTCCTGATTGCCTGGCCGATGAATTCATCACAGGGATTTCATGCTGTGATGAGCATCTTTCTTATGCCAATGTGGCTCGTATCTGGCGCGTTTTTTCCGGGAGCAGATGCCGGGTGGCTAACCTGGCTGATACGACTCAATCCGCTGACCTATGGCGTAGCCGGGCTTCGCAGGATACTTTATGCCGTACCACTTCCCGCGACACCGGAATTGCCTTCTATGCCTGCCTGTCTGACAATGACGGCAATAACCGTGTCGATTACAACCGCATTCGCCGTCTGGCTCGTGTCGCGGCCTTCCTCGCACAATGCCGTATAG
- a CDS encoding ABC transporter ATP-binding protein → MIIAQDLSYRYGTQLAVDRVTFGVPKGEMFGLLGPNGSGKTTLFRILCTLLPVQKGRAVVNGFDLAAQPQSVRASIGITFQSPAIDPRLTVEQNLSCHGQIFGLRRHAIQTRSDSLLSQFQMERYRSTPGSKLSGGQKRRIELIMGLLHSPSVLFLDEPTTGLDVRSRQQFFATLADVRRAEGTTVVIATHLMEEAELCDRIMLMNHGGVVATDTPASLKSQISGDRLTVSCRALNEVRDFCTGRLNITPQVLSSNELTMHVENAGELASQILTECRAFVESVYVSRPSLEDVFLQLTGGSLAGAAETQESQER, encoded by the coding sequence ATGATCATTGCACAGGACCTTTCCTATCGATATGGCACGCAGTTGGCTGTCGACAGAGTCACTTTTGGAGTGCCCAAAGGTGAAATGTTCGGCCTGTTGGGGCCCAATGGTTCGGGCAAAACAACTCTGTTTCGCATTCTGTGCACGCTTCTGCCTGTCCAGAAAGGCAGGGCCGTCGTCAATGGATTTGATCTGGCTGCACAGCCACAGAGTGTTCGTGCTTCGATCGGCATTACGTTTCAGTCTCCGGCCATCGATCCCCGTTTGACAGTGGAGCAGAATCTGAGCTGCCATGGGCAGATCTTCGGCCTGAGAAGACATGCGATTCAAACCCGATCGGATTCGTTACTTTCGCAGTTCCAGATGGAACGATACCGAAGCACCCCAGGAAGCAAGCTTTCCGGCGGGCAGAAGCGGCGAATCGAATTGATTATGGGGTTGCTGCATTCACCGTCCGTTTTATTCCTGGACGAACCAACTACCGGCCTTGATGTTCGCTCCCGTCAGCAGTTCTTTGCGACACTTGCCGACGTGCGTCGGGCAGAGGGAACAACTGTTGTGATTGCGACTCATCTGATGGAAGAGGCGGAACTCTGCGATCGAATCATGTTGATGAATCATGGGGGCGTCGTCGCGACGGATACACCGGCCAGTCTGAAATCACAGATTTCCGGTGACCGGCTGACCGTTTCATGTCGAGCGCTGAATGAAGTTCGTGATTTCTGTACCGGTCGATTGAACATCACCCCACAAGTGCTCAGCTCGAACGAGCTGACGATGCATGTAGAAAATGCGGGGGAACTTGCTTCGCAAATTCTCACAGAGTGCAGGGCGTTTGTCGAAAGCGTTTATGTCAGCCGTCCCTCACTTGAAGATGTCTTCCTGCAGTTGACCGGCGGTTCGCTGGCTGGCGCAGCGGAAACCCAGGAGTCGCAGGAAAGATGA
- a CDS encoding SDR family oxidoreductase: MLDTYNERWALITGASSGIGAEFASQLAGRGMHLILAARRFDRLKQLAEELNTRHGTNCHIVTIDLSDEDAPRRLIQEVDRLGVEIELLVNNAGVALIGDIETTSVEHVHRMLNLNIQALTELTYRVLPGMLHRGHGAIVNLSSQAAFQPVAFMSAYAASKSYVLHFSEALWAEARSRGVTVLALCPGVTQTELFDTAGVPGWLEKHSAMPAYRVVKKALKAMEKRRQFIVPGWKNYLLTLLVRMATRRTAVNESKRFFRPSARNVQADNSPQGMDHSPANSSVSGSDHETTTG; this comes from the coding sequence GTGCTTGACACTTACAACGAACGCTGGGCACTGATCACAGGTGCCTCGTCGGGAATCGGTGCTGAATTTGCGTCGCAACTCGCTGGCCGGGGAATGCACTTGATTCTTGCTGCGCGACGCTTTGACCGCCTGAAGCAACTGGCTGAAGAATTGAATACTCGACACGGCACGAATTGCCATATCGTGACGATCGATCTCTCAGACGAAGACGCACCGCGGCGTTTAATCCAGGAAGTCGACCGGCTGGGCGTAGAAATCGAATTGTTGGTAAACAACGCTGGCGTGGCATTGATCGGCGACATTGAGACGACGTCTGTAGAACATGTCCATCGGATGCTGAATCTGAATATTCAGGCTCTCACAGAACTCACCTACCGCGTACTTCCCGGCATGCTGCATCGGGGCCACGGAGCGATCGTTAACCTTTCATCTCAGGCTGCGTTTCAGCCGGTGGCTTTCATGTCGGCATACGCGGCCAGTAAATCATACGTTCTCCATTTCAGCGAAGCACTGTGGGCGGAAGCCCGAAGTCGTGGTGTCACTGTTCTTGCCTTATGCCCGGGAGTGACCCAGACTGAATTATTCGATACTGCCGGAGTACCAGGCTGGCTCGAAAAACATTCAGCAATGCCGGCATATCGCGTCGTAAAGAAAGCGCTGAAGGCCATGGAAAAACGCAGGCAGTTCATTGTTCCTGGCTGGAAGAACTACCTGCTGACACTTCTTGTTCGCATGGCCACTCGACGCACTGCAGTGAACGAATCGAAACGGTTCTTTCGCCCAAGTGCTCGCAATGTACAGGCAGACAATTCACCACAGGGGATGGATCACTCGCCCGCAAATTCTTCTGTTTCCGGCTCCGATCACGAAACCACCACTGGCTGA